A stretch of the Thermus thermophilus genome encodes the following:
- the ssb gene encoding single-stranded DNA-binding protein, with translation MARGLNRVFLIGALATRPDMRYTPAGLAILDLTLAGQDLLPSDNGGEREVSWYHRVRLLGRQAEMWGDLLDQGQLVFVEGRLEYRQWEREGERRSELQIRADFLDPLDDRGKERAEDSRGQPRLRAALNQVFLMGNLTRDPELRYTPQGTAVTRLGLAVNERRQGAEERTHFVEVQAWRDLAEWAAELRKGDGLFVIGRLVNDSWTSSSGERRFQTRVEALRLERPTRGPAQAGGSRSREVQTGGVDIDEGLEDFPPEEDLPF, from the coding sequence ATGGCTCGAGGCCTGAACCGCGTTTTCCTCATCGGCGCCCTCGCCACCCGGCCGGACATGCGCTACACCCCGGCGGGGCTCGCCATTTTGGACCTGACCCTCGCCGGCCAGGACCTGCTCCCTTCCGATAACGGGGGGGAGCGGGAGGTGTCCTGGTACCACCGGGTGAGGCTCTTAGGCCGCCAGGCGGAGATGTGGGGCGACCTCTTGGACCAAGGGCAGCTCGTCTTCGTGGAGGGCCGCCTGGAGTACCGCCAGTGGGAAAGGGAGGGGGAGAGGCGGAGCGAGCTCCAGATCCGGGCCGACTTCCTGGACCCCCTGGACGACCGGGGAAAGGAGCGGGCGGAGGACAGCCGGGGCCAGCCCAGGCTTCGCGCCGCCCTGAACCAGGTCTTCCTCATGGGCAACCTGACCCGGGACCCGGAACTCCGCTACACCCCCCAGGGCACCGCGGTGACCCGGCTGGGCCTGGCGGTGAACGAGCGCCGCCAGGGGGCGGAGGAGCGCACCCACTTCGTGGAGGTTCAGGCCTGGCGCGACCTGGCGGAGTGGGCCGCCGAGCTGAGGAAGGGCGACGGCCTTTTCGTGATCGGTAGGTTGGTGAACGACTCCTGGACCAGCTCCAGCGGCGAGCGGCGCTTCCAGACCCGCGTGGAGGCCCTCAGGCTGGAGCGCCCCACCCGTGGACCTGCCCAGGCCGGCGGAAGCAGGTCCCGCGAAGTCCAGACGGGTGGGGTGGACATTGACGAAGGCTTGGAAGATTTTCCGCCGGAGGAGGATTTGCCGTTTTGA
- the lipA gene encoding lipoyl synthase produces MKPKFETVELLSPTGEVVELKVVKRGLAQARPEPVDRNKPAWIKAPLPTGPRYQALKAMVRELRLHTVCQEALCPNIGECWTHGTLTVMLLGDICTRACKFCAVHTGNPKGLVDPEEPRRVAEAIARMGVRYVVLTSVDRDDLPDGGASHFAATIRAIKERAPGVLVEALTPDFQGDLKAVETVLAANPEVYAQNLETVRRLTPRVRDPRAGYEQTLRVLAHAKKVRPDILTKSSLMLGLGETEEEILEAMRDLRAAGVDILTLGQYLRPTPAHLPVARYVPPEDFKRYEAWGYELGFREVFAGPLVRSSYRADRVFLEATQR; encoded by the coding sequence ATGAAGCCCAAGTTTGAGACGGTGGAACTCCTTTCCCCCACGGGGGAGGTGGTGGAACTCAAGGTGGTGAAGCGGGGCCTGGCCCAGGCCCGGCCCGAGCCCGTGGACCGGAACAAGCCCGCCTGGATCAAGGCCCCTTTGCCCACCGGGCCCAGGTACCAGGCCCTGAAGGCCATGGTGCGGGAGCTTAGGCTCCACACCGTCTGCCAGGAGGCCCTCTGCCCCAACATCGGGGAGTGCTGGACCCACGGGACCCTGACGGTGATGCTCCTGGGGGACATCTGCACCCGGGCCTGCAAGTTCTGCGCCGTCCACACCGGGAACCCCAAGGGCCTCGTGGACCCGGAGGAGCCGAGGAGGGTGGCCGAGGCCATCGCCCGCATGGGGGTGCGGTACGTGGTCTTGACCAGCGTGGACCGGGATGACCTTCCGGATGGCGGCGCCTCCCACTTCGCCGCCACCATAAGGGCCATCAAGGAGAGGGCCCCCGGGGTCTTGGTGGAGGCCCTCACCCCCGACTTCCAGGGGGACCTGAAGGCCGTGGAGACGGTCCTCGCCGCGAACCCCGAGGTCTACGCCCAGAACCTGGAGACGGTGCGCCGCCTCACCCCCAGGGTCCGCGACCCCCGGGCGGGGTACGAGCAGACCCTAAGGGTTCTCGCCCACGCCAAGAAGGTCCGGCCCGACATCCTCACCAAGAGTAGCCTCATGCTGGGCCTCGGGGAGACGGAGGAGGAGATCCTCGAGGCCATGCGGGACCTCAGGGCCGCGGGGGTGGACATCCTCACCCTGGGCCAGTACCTGAGGCCCACCCCCGCCCACCTCCCCGTGGCCCGCTACGTCCCCCCCGAGGACTTCAAGCGGTACGAGGCCTGGGGGTACGAGCTGGGCTTTAGGGAGGTCTTCGCCGGCCCCTTGGTGCGGAGCTCCTACCGGGCGGACCGGGTCTTCCTGGAGGCCACCCAAAGATGA
- the rpsF gene encoding 30S ribosomal protein S6 gives MRRYEVNVILNPNLDQSQLALEKEIIQRALENYGARVEKVEELGLRRLAYPIAKDPQGYFLWYQVEMPEDRVNDLARELRIRDNVRRVMVVKSQEPFLANA, from the coding sequence ATGCGCAGGTACGAGGTGAACGTCATTCTGAACCCCAACCTGGACCAGAGCCAGCTCGCCCTGGAGAAGGAGATCATCCAGCGGGCTTTGGAGAACTACGGCGCCCGCGTGGAGAAGGTGGAGGAGCTGGGGCTTCGCCGCCTGGCCTACCCCATCGCCAAGGACCCCCAGGGCTACTTCCTCTGGTACCAGGTGGAGATGCCCGAGGACCGGGTGAACGACCTGGCCCGGGAGCTCCGCATCCGGGACAACGTGCGCCGGGTCATGGTGGTGAAGTCCCAGGAGCCCTTCCTCGCCAACGCGTAA
- the rplI gene encoding 50S ribosomal protein L9 — protein sequence MKVILLEPLENLGDVGQVVDVKPGYARNYLLPRGLAVLATESNLKALEAKIRAQAKRLAERKAEAERLKEILENLTLTIPVRAGETKIYGSVTAKDIAEALSRQHGITIDPKRLGLEKPIKELGEYVLTYKPHPEVPIQLKVSVVAQE from the coding sequence GTGAAGGTGATCCTCCTAGAACCCCTGGAGAACCTGGGCGACGTGGGCCAGGTGGTGGACGTGAAGCCGGGGTACGCCAGGAACTACCTCCTGCCCCGGGGCCTCGCCGTCTTGGCCACGGAGAGCAACCTCAAGGCCCTCGAGGCCAAAATCCGCGCCCAGGCCAAGCGCCTGGCGGAAAGGAAGGCCGAGGCGGAAAGGCTTAAGGAGATCCTGGAGAACCTCACCCTCACCATCCCGGTGCGGGCGGGGGAGACCAAGATCTACGGCTCCGTTACCGCCAAGGACATCGCCGAGGCCCTTTCCCGCCAGCACGGCATCACCATAGACCCCAAGCGCCTAGGGCTGGAAAAGCCCATCAAGGAGCTTGGGGAGTACGTCCTCACCTACAAGCCCCACCCCGAGGTCCCCATCCAGCTCAAGGTGAGCGTGGTGGCCCAGGAGTAG
- the tuf gene encoding elongation factor Tu encodes MAKGEFVRTKPHVNVGTIGHVDHGKTTLTAALTYVAAAENPNVEVKDYGDIDKAPEERARGITINTAHVEYETAKRHYSHVDCPGHADYIKNMITGAAQMDGAILVVSAADGPMPQTREHILLARQVGVPYIVVFMNKVDMVDDPELLDLVEMEVRDLLNQYEFPGDEVPVIRGSALLALEQMHKNPQTKRGENEWVDRIWELLDAIDEYIPTPVRDVDKPFLMPVEDVFTITGRGTVATGRIERGKVKVGDEVEIVGLAPETRRTVVTGVEMHRKTLQEGIAGDNVGVLLRGVSREEVERGQVLAKPGSITPHTKFEASVYVLRKEEGGRHTGFFSGYRPQFYFRTTDVTGVVRLPPGVEMVMPGDNVTFTVELIKPVALEEGLRFAIREGGRTVGAGVVTKILE; translated from the coding sequence ATGGCGAAGGGCGAGTTTGTTCGGACGAAGCCTCACGTGAACGTGGGGACGATTGGGCACGTGGACCACGGGAAGACGACGCTGACGGCGGCGTTGACGTATGTAGCGGCGGCGGAGAATCCGAATGTGGAGGTTAAGGACTACGGGGACATTGACAAGGCGCCGGAGGAGCGTGCGCGTGGGATTACGATCAACACGGCGCATGTGGAGTACGAGACGGCGAAGCGGCACTATTCCCACGTGGACTGTCCTGGGCACGCGGACTACATCAAGAACATGATTACGGGTGCTGCGCAGATGGACGGGGCGATTCTTGTGGTGTCGGCGGCGGACGGGCCGATGCCGCAGACGCGGGAGCACATTTTGTTGGCGCGGCAGGTGGGGGTGCCGTACATTGTGGTGTTCATGAACAAGGTGGACATGGTGGACGACCCCGAGTTACTGGACCTGGTGGAGATGGAGGTGCGGGACCTCCTGAACCAGTACGAGTTTCCTGGGGACGAGGTGCCGGTGATTCGGGGGAGCGCGTTGCTTGCGCTTGAGCAGATGCACAAGAATCCTCAGACGAAGCGAGGGGAGAACGAGTGGGTGGACCGGATTTGGGAGTTGTTGGACGCGATTGACGAGTACATTCCCACGCCGGTGCGGGACGTGGACAAGCCGTTCTTGATGCCGGTGGAGGACGTGTTCACCATTACTGGGCGTGGGACGGTGGCCACGGGGCGGATTGAGCGGGGCAAGGTGAAGGTTGGGGACGAGGTGGAGATTGTGGGCCTTGCTCCGGAGACGCGGAGGACGGTGGTGACGGGTGTGGAGATGCACCGGAAGACCTTGCAGGAGGGGATAGCTGGGGACAACGTGGGGGTGCTCCTGCGGGGTGTGAGCCGGGAGGAGGTGGAGCGGGGCCAGGTGTTGGCGAAGCCTGGGAGCATTACGCCGCACACGAAGTTTGAGGCCTCGGTGTATGTCTTGAGGAAGGAGGAGGGTGGGCGGCACACGGGGTTTTTTTCGGGGTACCGTCCGCAGTTTTACTTTCGGACGACGGATGTGACTGGGGTGGTGCGGTTGCCTCCGGGCGTGGAGATGGTGATGCCTGGGGACAACGTGACGTTTACGGTGGAGCTGATCAAGCCGGTGGCGCTGGAGGAGGGTTTGCGGTTTGCCATCCGTGAGGGTGGGCGGACCGTGGGCGCCGGCGTCGTCACCAAGATCCTGGAGTAA
- the secE gene encoding preprotein translocase subunit SecE, whose translation MFARLIRYFQEARAELARVTWPTREQVVEGTQAILLFTLAFMVILGLYDTVFRFLIGLLR comes from the coding sequence ATGTTCGCCCGGCTGATCCGTTACTTCCAGGAAGCGCGCGCCGAGCTCGCCCGGGTCACCTGGCCCACGCGGGAGCAGGTCGTGGAGGGCACGCAGGCCATCCTCCTCTTCACCTTGGCCTTCATGGTGATCCTTGGGCTTTACGACACGGTCTTCCGCTTCCTGATAGGGCTTCTGCGATGA
- the nusG gene encoding transcription termination/antitermination protein NusG, with protein sequence MSIEWYAVHTLVGQEEKAKANLEKRIKAFGLQDKIFQVLIPTEEVVELREGGKKEVVRKKLFPGYLFIQMDLGDEEEPNEAWEVVRGTPGITGFVGAGMRPVPLSPDEVRHILEVSGLLGKKEAPKAQVAFREGDQVRVVSGPFADFTGTVTEINPERGKVKVMVTIFGRETPVELDFSQVVKA encoded by the coding sequence ATGAGCATAGAGTGGTACGCGGTCCACACCCTGGTGGGGCAGGAGGAGAAGGCCAAGGCCAACCTGGAGAAGCGCATTAAGGCCTTCGGCCTTCAGGACAAGATCTTTCAGGTCCTGATCCCCACCGAGGAGGTGGTGGAGCTCCGCGAGGGGGGCAAGAAGGAGGTGGTCCGGAAGAAGCTCTTCCCGGGCTACCTCTTTATCCAGATGGACCTGGGGGACGAGGAGGAGCCCAACGAGGCCTGGGAGGTGGTGCGCGGCACGCCCGGCATCACGGGCTTCGTCGGGGCGGGGATGCGTCCTGTTCCCCTTTCGCCCGACGAGGTGCGGCACATCCTCGAGGTCTCCGGGCTTCTCGGGAAGAAGGAGGCCCCCAAGGCCCAGGTGGCCTTCCGCGAGGGGGACCAGGTCCGGGTTGTCTCCGGCCCCTTCGCCGACTTCACGGGCACCGTGACCGAGATCAACCCCGAGCGGGGCAAGGTCAAGGTCATGGTCACCATCTTCGGGCGCGAGACCCCTGTGGAGCTGGACTTCTCCCAGGTGGTCAAGGCCTAG
- the rplK gene encoding 50S ribosomal protein L11 — MKKVVAVVKLQLPAGKATPAPPVGPALGQHGANIMEFVKAFNAATANMGDAIVPVEITIYADRSFTFVTKTPPASYLIRKAAGLEKGAHKPGREKVGRITWEQVLEIAKQKMPDLNTTDLEAAARMIAGSARSMGVEVVGAPEVKDA, encoded by the coding sequence ATGAAGAAAGTCGTTGCGGTGGTTAAACTTCAGCTGCCCGCGGGCAAGGCCACGCCCGCGCCCCCGGTGGGCCCGGCTTTGGGCCAGCACGGGGCCAACATCATGGAGTTCGTCAAGGCCTTCAACGCGGCCACGGCCAACATGGGGGACGCCATCGTTCCCGTGGAGATCACCATTTACGCGGACCGCTCCTTTACCTTCGTCACCAAGACCCCGCCCGCGAGCTACCTGATCCGCAAGGCGGCGGGCTTGGAGAAGGGGGCCCACAAGCCCGGCCGGGAGAAGGTGGGCCGGATCACCTGGGAGCAGGTCCTGGAGATCGCCAAGCAGAAGATGCCCGACCTGAACACCACCGACCTCGAGGCCGCCGCCCGGATGATCGCGGGCTCGGCCCGGTCCATGGGCGTGGAGGTGGTGGGCGCTCCGGAGGTGAAGGATGCCTAA
- the lipB gene encoding lipoyl(octanoyl) transferase LipB, protein MEFLVEDLGLVPYGEAWAYQKRVHREVVAGNRPPTLLLLEHPRVITLGRKATGENLLFPESWYRENGFELYWVERGGDVTYHGPGQLVGYPIFPVGREVRRFLRQIEEAIVKVAAGYGIPAYPTPGYAGVWVGEDKLCAIGVAVKEGVSFHGFALNVNTDLNDFTVIVPCGLKGKGVTSLEKLLGRKVPMEEAKARVVAAFAEVFGLKPVERNAHEAQV, encoded by the coding sequence GTGGAGTTCTTGGTGGAGGACCTCGGCCTGGTGCCTTACGGGGAGGCCTGGGCCTACCAGAAGCGGGTGCACCGGGAGGTGGTGGCGGGAAACCGCCCCCCCACCCTCCTCCTCTTGGAGCACCCCAGGGTCATCACCTTAGGCCGGAAGGCCACGGGGGAGAACCTGCTCTTCCCCGAGAGCTGGTACCGGGAGAACGGGTTTGAGCTCTACTGGGTGGAGCGGGGTGGGGACGTGACCTACCACGGCCCCGGGCAGCTGGTGGGCTACCCCATCTTCCCCGTGGGCCGGGAGGTGCGCCGCTTCCTAAGGCAGATTGAGGAGGCCATCGTAAAGGTGGCCGCGGGCTACGGGATCCCCGCCTACCCCACCCCGGGCTACGCCGGGGTCTGGGTGGGGGAGGACAAGCTCTGCGCCATCGGCGTGGCGGTGAAGGAGGGGGTGAGCTTCCACGGCTTCGCCCTGAACGTGAACACCGACCTCAACGACTTCACCGTCATCGTCCCTTGCGGCCTCAAGGGAAAGGGGGTCACCTCCTTGGAGAAGCTTTTGGGCCGGAAGGTCCCCATGGAGGAGGCCAAGGCCAGGGTGGTGGCGGCCTTCGCCGAGGTCTTCGGCCTAAAGCCCGTGGAAAGGAACGCTCATGAAGCCCAAGTTTGA
- a CDS encoding IS4 family transposase → MPPTTPLSQVITLWVHKVFASLRKTIRSNLALFLSTLLTTPLDPTLSDLARRTPLPTLAQSRLNRLWRFLHHPTLQDPWALTEALLPLLVPRFPKDRPLPLIVDWTFTEDGRHQALVAALPLKGRALVVAFALHPLSPFPSQNRVEEEFLHRLGRAVQDLGYTPLFLLDRGFDRVSLMRKLQGWGMGFLIRLRQNREVEPQGGKRLPLKEGYQRVVHPLREEVRLFGHGGEGVEVTLLVYPGGRDPWYLAYSGPFGGEPPYGWRMWIEEGFRDLKGQGFGLDRHRLRTGASLRGWLWLLALGMALLVLLGARLQGREWLPRLLAHPERQSLFRLGRIALAQGPPPWREAVVEELVRLLQELGGGK, encoded by the coding sequence GTGCCGCCCACCACCCCCCTTTCCCAAGTTATCACCCTCTGGGTCCATAAGGTCTTCGCCTCCCTCAGGAAAACCATCCGCTCCAACCTCGCCCTCTTCCTGTCCACCCTCCTCACTACCCCCCTGGACCCCACCCTCTCCGACCTCGCCCGCAGAACCCCCCTCCCCACCCTGGCCCAAAGCCGCCTCAATCGCCTCTGGCGCTTCCTCCATCACCCCACCCTGCAAGACCCCTGGGCCCTCACCGAAGCCCTCCTCCCCCTCCTCGTCCCTCGTTTCCCCAAAGACCGCCCCCTCCCCCTCATCGTGGACTGGACCTTCACAGAGGACGGTAGGCACCAAGCCCTGGTGGCCGCCCTTCCCCTCAAGGGAAGGGCCCTGGTGGTGGCCTTCGCTCTTCACCCCCTCTCCCCTTTCCCCAGTCAAAACCGGGTGGAGGAGGAGTTCCTCCACCGCCTGGGCCGCGCCGTCCAGGACCTGGGATATACCCCCCTCTTCCTCCTGGACCGCGGCTTTGACCGGGTCTCCCTGATGCGAAAGCTCCAGGGGTGGGGCATGGGCTTCCTCATCCGCCTGCGGCAGAACCGGGAGGTGGAACCCCAAGGGGGGAAGCGCCTTCCCCTGAAGGAGGGCTACCAGCGTGTGGTCCACCCCCTGCGGGAGGAGGTCCGCCTTTTCGGACACGGTGGGGAGGGGGTAGAAGTCACCCTCCTGGTGTACCCAGGGGGTCGGGATCCCTGGTATCTGGCCTATTCGGGCCCTTTTGGGGGGGAGCCGCCCTATGGGTGGCGGATGTGGATTGAAGAGGGGTTTAGGGACCTGAAGGGGCAGGGGTTTGGGCTGGACCGCCATCGGCTGCGGACGGGGGCGAGCCTCAGGGGGTGGTTATGGCTTCTGGCCTTGGGGATGGCGCTCTTGGTCCTTCTGGGGGCGCGCTTGCAGGGCAGGGAATGGCTTCCCCGGCTTCTGGCCCATCCCGAGCGGCAAAGCCTCTTCCGTCTGGGCCGGATCGCCCTGGCCCAGGGGCCCCCGCCTTGGAGGGAAGCAGTGGTGGAGGAGCTGGTCAGGTTGCTTCAGGAACTGGGGGGAGGAAAGTGA
- the rpsR gene encoding 30S ribosomal protein S18, producing MSTKNAKPKKEAQRRPSRKAKVKATLGEFDLRDYRNVEVLRRFLSETGKILPRRRTGLSAKEQRILAKTIKRARILGLLPFTEKLVRK from the coding sequence TTGAGCACGAAGAACGCGAAACCCAAGAAGGAGGCGCAGAGGCGCCCGTCCCGCAAGGCTAAGGTCAAGGCCACCCTGGGGGAGTTTGACCTCAGGGACTACCGGAACGTGGAGGTGCTCAGGCGGTTCCTGTCGGAGACGGGGAAGATCCTTCCCCGCCGCCGCACGGGGCTTTCCGCCAAGGAGCAGAGGATCCTGGCCAAGACCATCAAGCGGGCGAGGATCCTAGGGCTCCTGCCCTTCACGGAGAAGCTGGTGCGGAAGTAG
- the rpmG gene encoding 50S ribosomal protein L33, translated as MASEVRIKLLLECTECKRRNYATEKNKRNTPNKLELRKYCPWCKKHTVHREVKI; from the coding sequence ATGGCCAGCGAGGTCCGGATAAAACTCCTCTTGGAGTGCACGGAGTGCAAGCGCCGCAACTACGCCACGGAGAAGAACAAGCGCAACACCCCCAACAAGCTGGAGCTGCGCAAGTACTGCCCGTGGTGTAAGAAGCACACCGTGCACCGGGAAGTGAAGATCTGA
- the rplA gene encoding 50S ribosomal protein L1, producing the protein MPKHGKRYRALLEKVDPNKVYTIDEAARLVKELATAKFDETVEVHAKLGIDPRRSDQNVRGTVSLPHGLGKQVRVLAIAKGEKIKEAEEAGADYVGGEEIIQKILDGWMDFDAVVATPDVMGAVGSKLGRILGPRGLLPNPKAGTVGFNIGEIIREIKAGRIEFRNDKTGAIHAPVGKASFPPEKLADNIRAFIRALEAHKPEGAKGTFLRSVYVTTTMGPSVRINPHS; encoded by the coding sequence ATGCCTAAGCACGGCAAGCGTTACCGGGCCCTCCTGGAGAAGGTGGACCCCAACAAGGTCTACACCATTGACGAGGCCGCCCGTCTCGTGAAGGAGCTCGCCACCGCCAAGTTTGACGAGACGGTGGAGGTCCACGCCAAGCTCGGTATTGACCCCCGCCGCTCCGACCAGAACGTGCGCGGAACCGTCTCCCTTCCCCATGGCCTCGGCAAGCAGGTGCGGGTTTTGGCCATCGCCAAGGGGGAGAAGATCAAGGAGGCCGAGGAGGCGGGCGCGGACTACGTGGGCGGCGAGGAGATCATCCAGAAGATCCTGGACGGCTGGATGGACTTTGACGCCGTGGTGGCCACCCCGGACGTGATGGGGGCCGTGGGCTCCAAGCTCGGCCGGATCCTGGGGCCCCGCGGCCTCCTTCCCAACCCCAAGGCGGGGACGGTGGGGTTCAACATCGGCGAGATCATCCGGGAGATCAAGGCGGGGCGGATTGAGTTCCGCAACGACAAGACCGGGGCCATCCATGCCCCCGTGGGCAAGGCGAGCTTCCCGCCGGAGAAGCTTGCGGACAACATCCGGGCCTTCATCCGCGCCCTCGAGGCCCACAAGCCGGAAGGGGCCAAGGGCACCTTCCTCCGCTCCGTCTACGTGACCACCACCATGGGCCCCAGCGTGCGCATCAACCCCCACTCCTAG
- a CDS encoding alpha-hydroxy-acid oxidizing protein, which produces MIGRRVQQRIYLEGLMGRRPPLPVRPDALRAVELGVDGVYVSNHGGRQVDGSLAALHALPQVVRAVEGRVPVLMDSGVRTGADAVKALALGARAVGLGRPYVYALALGGEEGVGAFLDHFLAELELTLALSGVGSLEELGPHLLVKEDPPPQGGGEGPKGFAPTPGPPRSP; this is translated from the coding sequence ATGATCGGACGAAGGGTGCAACAGCGGATCTACCTGGAAGGCCTCATGGGCAGGCGCCCTCCCCTCCCCGTGCGTCCGGACGCCCTTCGGGCCGTGGAACTCGGCGTGGACGGGGTCTACGTCTCCAACCACGGGGGAAGGCAGGTGGACGGAAGCCTCGCCGCCCTCCACGCGCTTCCCCAGGTGGTCCGGGCGGTGGAGGGCCGGGTACCCGTCCTCATGGACAGCGGCGTCCGCACCGGGGCCGACGCCGTCAAGGCCCTGGCCCTGGGCGCCCGGGCGGTGGGCCTCGGCCGCCCCTACGTCTACGCCCTGGCCCTGGGCGGGGAGGAAGGGGTGGGGGCGTTTTTGGACCACTTTCTGGCGGAGCTGGAGCTCACCCTGGCCCTCTCGGGGGTGGGAAGCCTGGAGGAGCTCGGCCCCCACCTCCTCGTCAAGGAAGACCCCCCGCCCCAAGGGGGCGGGGAGGGGCCTAAGGGGTTTGCCCCTACTCCTGGGCCACCACGCTCACCTTGA
- a CDS encoding SDR family NAD(P)-dependent oxidoreductase, whose product MGRAVLVTGAGSGIGLATARFLTAKGYRVYGGVRREEDAARLAQEGVVPLLLDVTREEDLLRARERLEGEGLFGLVVNAGIAVAGPLELVPLSAFREALEVNVLGAFATVKAFLPLLRASRGRAVLMGSVSGLVALPLMGPYAASKFALEALADALRVELLPFGVRVVLIEPGSVATPIWERSLRRAEGYLEPPPPGTEGVYGRYLEVARRVAERSAKRGLPPERVAEAVLRALESPNPRARYLVAHPARARETLLLRLLPASLRDRLVARFLG is encoded by the coding sequence ATGGGAAGGGCGGTCCTGGTCACGGGGGCGGGGAGCGGCATCGGCCTGGCCACGGCCCGGTTCCTCACGGCCAAGGGGTACCGGGTCTACGGGGGCGTGCGCCGGGAGGAGGACGCGGCGCGCTTGGCCCAGGAGGGGGTGGTGCCCCTCCTTCTGGACGTGACCCGGGAGGAGGACCTCCTCCGGGCCAGGGAGCGCCTGGAGGGGGAGGGCCTTTTTGGCCTGGTGGTGAACGCCGGCATCGCCGTGGCGGGGCCCCTGGAGCTCGTTCCCCTTTCCGCCTTCCGGGAGGCCTTGGAGGTGAACGTCCTCGGGGCCTTCGCCACGGTGAAGGCCTTTCTCCCCCTCCTCAGGGCCTCCCGGGGCCGGGCGGTCCTCATGGGCTCCGTCTCCGGCCTGGTGGCCCTCCCCCTCATGGGGCCCTACGCCGCGAGCAAGTTCGCCCTCGAGGCCCTGGCGGACGCCCTCAGGGTGGAGCTCCTTCCCTTCGGGGTCAGGGTGGTCCTCATAGAGCCCGGCTCCGTGGCCACCCCCATCTGGGAGCGCTCCCTAAGGCGGGCCGAGGGCTACCTGGAACCCCCGCCCCCCGGGACCGAGGGGGTGTACGGCCGCTACCTGGAGGTGGCGCGGCGCGTGGCGGAAAGGAGCGCCAAGAGGGGCCTTCCCCCGGAGAGGGTGGCGGAGGCCGTCCTAAGGGCCCTGGAAAGCCCAAACCCCAGGGCCCGCTACCTGGTGGCCCACCCGGCCCGGGCCCGGGAAACCCTCCTCCTCAGGCTCCTTCCTGCCTCCTTACGGGACCGGCTCGTGGCCCGCTTCCTCGGCTAA